A part of Myxococcus landrumus genomic DNA contains:
- a CDS encoding ADYC domain-containing protein produces the protein MSTLSRLLSSSLCFSLLLACGPIPEDTASAMESQTAFIEGDDSHSQGTQLHGTSVEAIKYADAAVMYEGSRRAAKLLLHRGTLVADMTLQQMGTTPSLVACLQPTSGPERSCGFTLAGQGVCTPGTQVTLSSGTCSGTTGSCSGKPILRVCADEKPCEHQGPGYLGNGVPTPGSPLECTIHCPKVTFTCPASGIYTVLKAPMASTQIDWSAPVKTLSAPAFPAKVKRLTGQQLIGARMGARRQSELYFNTTLEIVDALNANSVSIPESPGIWDSSGDTFLYRVKVRPPPTTGAPSVDLCTTGVDPVMGWGWSVPLSGTFSNEGDRVESTEHFTFACDPGVLAKCYRWGYKPWLDGISSGGVTMAHWACTRMARADYCGNGTSFTQDGTKIRPWDSMNPSIIPAPQSPPPADMTFEAGWRPEGPACLSHWRWQHLPAPCVQLNPPKYDQNGHITNDCRLYPTMPRCSEICDSAQEAKQHYQSIVFNESKSNQLPQP, from the coding sequence ATGAGCACCTTGTCGCGACTGCTGTCATCGAGTCTGTGCTTCTCCCTCCTCCTCGCCTGCGGCCCCATCCCCGAGGACACCGCGTCCGCGATGGAGTCCCAGACCGCCTTCATCGAAGGCGACGACTCCCATTCCCAGGGCACCCAGCTCCACGGCACCTCGGTGGAAGCCATCAAGTACGCGGATGCCGCCGTGATGTACGAAGGCAGCCGCCGCGCCGCGAAGCTCCTGCTCCACCGCGGCACGCTCGTGGCGGACATGACGTTGCAGCAGATGGGAACCACGCCCAGCCTCGTCGCCTGCCTGCAGCCCACCAGCGGGCCGGAGCGAAGCTGTGGCTTCACCCTCGCGGGGCAGGGCGTGTGTACGCCCGGCACGCAGGTGACGCTCTCCAGTGGAACCTGCTCGGGCACGACGGGGAGCTGCTCGGGCAAGCCCATCCTGCGCGTCTGCGCGGACGAGAAGCCCTGTGAGCACCAGGGCCCGGGCTACCTCGGCAACGGCGTGCCGACGCCCGGCAGCCCCCTGGAGTGCACCATCCACTGCCCCAAGGTCACCTTCACCTGCCCCGCCAGCGGCATCTACACGGTGCTCAAGGCGCCCATGGCCTCCACGCAGATTGACTGGAGCGCGCCCGTGAAGACGCTCTCCGCGCCTGCCTTCCCCGCCAAGGTGAAGCGCCTGACGGGACAGCAGCTCATCGGGGCGCGGATGGGGGCCCGGAGGCAGAGCGAGCTCTACTTCAACACCACCCTGGAAATCGTGGACGCGCTCAACGCGAACAGCGTCTCCATCCCCGAGTCACCGGGCATCTGGGACTCGAGCGGCGACACGTTCCTCTACCGGGTGAAGGTCCGCCCGCCGCCGACCACGGGAGCCCCCAGCGTGGACCTGTGCACGACGGGCGTGGACCCCGTCATGGGTTGGGGCTGGTCCGTGCCGCTGTCGGGAACGTTCTCGAACGAGGGAGACCGCGTCGAGAGCACCGAGCACTTCACCTTCGCGTGCGACCCGGGCGTCCTCGCCAAGTGCTACCGCTGGGGCTACAAGCCCTGGCTGGACGGCATCTCATCCGGCGGCGTGACGATGGCGCACTGGGCCTGCACCCGCATGGCTCGCGCGGACTACTGCGGCAACGGCACGTCCTTCACCCAGGACGGTACGAAGATCCGGCCGTGGGACAGCATGAACCCCAGCATCATCCCCGCGCCCCAGTCGCCTCCTCCGGCGGACATGACCTTCGAGGCGGGCTGGAGGCCCGAGGGCCCCGCGTGCCTGAGCCACTGGAGATGGCAGCACCTGCCGGCGCCGTGCGTGCAGTTGAATCCGCCCAAGTACGACCAGAACGGCCACATCACCAACGACTGCCGCCTCTACCCCACGATGCCGCGGTGCTCTGAAATCTGCGACAGCGCACAGGAAGCCAAGCAGCACTACCAGAGCATCGTCTTCAACGAGTCCAAGTCCAACCAGCTCCCCCAGCCCTGA
- a CDS encoding MerR family transcriptional regulator: MMVRIRTMARLTGIREATLRAWERRYGFPRPSRSEGNNYRVYSREEVESVRRVARLVQMDGLAVSDAIAQVSHAPLDGLPGVDRLTARFWPAARLMDTEEMSRVLSNARDALDVDTYCDGFLLPLLREMSSWLDVAREHLASSLVRHRLWQVLLSVESLALGPRALLACPPGDFHEGGLLGLGVQLKRKGWRVTMLGADTPADALRAACAQVSPDVVALSFVQGRERAEFQSLLEEALRACSPLPVVVGGPAARAHLMTTFNMGAQYAESAEELIALWNQARSAQNRP, from the coding sequence ATGATGGTCCGCATCCGCACCATGGCCCGGTTGACGGGCATCCGCGAGGCGACGCTGCGCGCGTGGGAGCGGCGCTACGGCTTTCCTCGTCCCTCGCGCTCGGAGGGCAACAACTACCGCGTCTACTCCCGTGAGGAAGTGGAGTCCGTCCGCCGCGTCGCGAGGCTCGTCCAGATGGATGGGCTGGCGGTGAGTGACGCCATCGCCCAGGTCTCCCACGCGCCGCTGGACGGGCTGCCCGGAGTGGACCGGCTCACGGCGCGCTTCTGGCCCGCAGCACGGCTGATGGACACCGAGGAGATGTCGCGCGTGTTGAGCAACGCTCGGGATGCGCTGGACGTGGATACGTACTGCGATGGCTTCCTCCTGCCGCTGCTGCGCGAGATGAGCTCCTGGCTGGACGTCGCCCGTGAGCACCTGGCGTCCAGTCTGGTCCGTCATCGGCTGTGGCAGGTGTTGTTGAGCGTGGAGAGCTTGGCCCTGGGTCCTCGGGCACTCCTGGCGTGCCCACCTGGGGACTTCCACGAGGGTGGCCTGCTGGGCCTGGGTGTCCAGCTCAAGCGCAAGGGCTGGCGCGTGACGATGCTGGGGGCGGATACTCCGGCTGACGCGTTGCGTGCCGCCTGTGCCCAGGTGTCCCCGGACGTGGTGGCGCTGTCCTTCGTGCAGGGGCGGGAGCGGGCTGAATTTCAATCCCTGCTGGAAGAGGCGCTACGGGCCTGTTCGCCCCTGCCCGTCGTGGTGGGGGGCCCGGCGGCTCGCGCGCACCTGATGACCACCTTCAACATGGGGGCTCAGTACGCCGAGTCCGCCGAGGAGCTGATTGCCCTGTGGAATCAGGCGCGAAGCGCGCAGAATCGCCCCTGA
- a CDS encoding carotenoid 1,2-hydratase, which translates to MSTSRVIPMPPSEAGAYRWFYADVSAGPFSAVCIFMLGSLFSPRYSVAARRGGGPMEHCAVNFALYHEGVRRLWVLSEYPRAEVEQGKQLRIGRSTLSYGDDGAVRMEVADWTAPWGRPVSARLTLEPLTPSGDVVRLMPGLPHYWQAVAPRARARLEVPSLGVKEEGLGYHDTNHGDELLGERLAGWHWTRTHHREATVVDYHLPDGVEPLRMVAREEGVWCGCGSESPLRSTVITGWGLRVPSRLQTGNVVVGEGRLLESSPFYARMEARQDSLDCMGEVADFRRFHSPFIRWMAHFRTRMGTAA; encoded by the coding sequence ATGAGCACCTCGCGAGTCATCCCGATGCCTCCGAGTGAGGCGGGGGCGTATCGCTGGTTCTACGCGGATGTGTCGGCGGGGCCCTTCAGCGCGGTGTGCATCTTCATGTTGGGCTCGTTGTTCTCGCCGCGTTACTCGGTGGCCGCGAGGCGCGGCGGTGGGCCGATGGAGCACTGCGCGGTGAACTTCGCGCTGTACCACGAGGGCGTGCGCCGCCTCTGGGTGCTGAGCGAGTACCCGCGCGCGGAAGTGGAGCAGGGGAAACAGTTGCGCATCGGCCGCTCGACGTTGAGCTACGGGGACGATGGCGCGGTGCGGATGGAAGTGGCGGACTGGACGGCGCCGTGGGGGCGGCCCGTGAGTGCGCGTCTCACGTTGGAGCCGCTGACGCCGTCGGGGGACGTGGTGCGGCTCATGCCGGGGTTGCCGCACTACTGGCAGGCGGTGGCGCCTCGTGCGCGGGCGCGGCTGGAGGTGCCCTCGTTGGGGGTGAAGGAAGAGGGGCTCGGCTACCACGACACGAACCACGGCGATGAGCTGCTGGGGGAGCGGCTCGCGGGTTGGCACTGGACGCGGACGCATCATCGCGAGGCGACGGTGGTGGACTACCACCTGCCGGATGGTGTCGAGCCGCTGCGGATGGTGGCGCGTGAAGAGGGGGTGTGGTGCGGATGTGGTTCGGAGTCTCCGCTGCGTTCCACGGTCATCACGGGGTGGGGCCTGCGTGTGCCCTCGCGGCTCCAGACGGGCAACGTGGTGGTGGGGGAGGGGCGGCTGCTCGAGTCGTCGCCCTTCTATGCACGCATGGAGGCGCGTCAGGACTCGCTGGACTGCATGGGCGAGGTGGCGGACTTCCGCCGCTTCCACTCACCCTTCATCCGCTGGATGGCGCACTTCCGCACGCGCATGGGGACCGCGGCATGA
- a CDS encoding phytoene/squalene synthase family protein, translating into MSTSSDDGALVRRGYALARRVTRHHAKSFFFASYLLFGQRRKAAFALYAFCRRLDDLVDEAGSGAEELSVRLARARSRVAELYVSMPELASEELGPPGGRLEGAVARSPWDAGEFAALAHTVRHYRIPEQPFQDLISGMEMDLTKHRYATWAELDLYCYRVAGVVGLMLTPVLGCSDVTALRPAADLGRGMQLTNILRDVREDLERGRVYLPSEELTAFGLSEEDLRRGTVDARWREFMRFQVARARSYYAKAAQGVPSLTGFGSQRMVRLMGAIYGDILRDIEARDYDVFRARAHVTTRRKLALAAASFLRPESVLPRLPEGARVPLLPGALEERRHG; encoded by the coding sequence ATGAGCACCTCCTCCGACGATGGGGCGCTGGTGCGCCGGGGCTACGCGTTGGCTCGGCGGGTGACGCGGCATCACGCGAAGAGCTTCTTCTTCGCGTCGTATCTGTTGTTCGGACAGCGCCGGAAGGCGGCGTTCGCGCTGTATGCGTTCTGCCGGCGGCTGGACGACCTGGTGGATGAAGCGGGCTCGGGGGCGGAGGAGCTGTCCGTGCGGCTGGCTCGGGCGCGGAGCCGGGTGGCGGAGCTGTATGTGTCCATGCCGGAGCTGGCGTCGGAGGAGCTGGGGCCGCCGGGGGGGCGGCTCGAGGGCGCGGTGGCGCGCTCGCCGTGGGACGCGGGGGAGTTCGCGGCGCTCGCGCATACGGTGCGGCACTACCGGATTCCGGAGCAGCCCTTCCAGGACCTCATCTCCGGCATGGAGATGGACCTGACGAAGCACCGCTATGCGACGTGGGCGGAGCTGGACCTCTACTGCTACCGCGTGGCGGGCGTGGTGGGGTTGATGCTGACGCCGGTGCTGGGGTGCTCGGATGTGACGGCGCTGCGGCCGGCGGCGGACCTGGGCCGGGGCATGCAGCTCACCAACATCCTGCGCGACGTGCGCGAGGACCTGGAGCGAGGCCGGGTGTACCTGCCCTCCGAGGAGCTGACCGCGTTCGGCTTGTCCGAGGAGGACTTGCGGCGAGGCACGGTGGATGCGCGGTGGCGGGAGTTCATGCGCTTCCAGGTGGCTCGGGCGCGCTCGTACTACGCGAAGGCGGCGCAAGGGGTGCCGTCGCTGACGGGCTTTGGGAGTCAGCGGATGGTGCGGCTGATGGGCGCCATCTATGGGGACATCCTTCGAGACATCGAGGCGCGGGACTACGACGTGTTCCGTGCGCGGGCGCATGTGACGACGCGGCGCAAGCTGGCGTTGGCCGCCGCGTCGTTCCTTCGTCCCGAGTCCGTGCTGCCCAGGCTTCCGGAAGGAGCGCGGGTGCCGCTGCTTCCGGGGGCGCTGGAGGAGCGGCGTCATGGGTGA
- a CDS encoding lysophospholipid acyltransferase family protein, giving the protein MIPAAKGGPFGWMLDAYIGRKFRSAFRGLWVRGELPAPGPGRLVYLNHTNWWDGFMLHQLSQVAGWDGYCLMEEENLRRYRFLARIGAFSIRRKDPRSSVESLRYARELLRRPRSALYVFPEGEHRPPGELPLRMERGVELLGRVSQVECVPIAVRYTFFEHERPDVLLEVGTPHPPGPLSVFQSGLESVVRRLLSATTLEGFTLKVSGARGVAERWDSVRGASP; this is encoded by the coding sequence GTGATTCCCGCGGCCAAGGGGGGGCCCTTCGGGTGGATGCTCGACGCGTACATCGGACGGAAGTTCCGCTCGGCGTTTCGCGGGCTCTGGGTGCGCGGTGAGCTTCCCGCCCCAGGGCCGGGGCGACTCGTGTACCTGAATCACACCAACTGGTGGGACGGCTTCATGCTGCACCAGCTCTCACAGGTCGCGGGCTGGGATGGCTATTGCCTGATGGAGGAGGAGAACCTCCGCCGCTACCGCTTCCTCGCGCGCATCGGTGCCTTCAGCATCCGCCGCAAGGACCCTCGCTCCTCCGTGGAGTCGCTGCGCTATGCACGCGAGCTGCTCCGCCGTCCTCGCTCAGCGCTGTATGTCTTTCCCGAGGGCGAACACCGACCCCCAGGGGAGCTGCCCTTGCGGATGGAGCGCGGCGTGGAGCTGCTCGGGCGGGTGTCCCAGGTGGAGTGTGTGCCCATCGCCGTGCGCTACACCTTCTTCGAGCACGAGCGCCCGGACGTGCTGCTGGAGGTGGGAACACCCCACCCTCCCGGCCCGCTGTCCGTCTTCCAATCGGGTCTGGAGTCCGTGGTGCGTCGGCTCCTCTCCGCGACGACGCTGGAGGGCTTCACGCTCAAGGTCTCCGGCGCGCGAGGTGTCGCCGAGCGATGGGACTCCGTCCGAGGCGCGTCGCCATGA
- a CDS encoding lycopene cyclase domain-containing protein: MMETRWAYLIHLLGWTLPIILFQLGMLVHHYKDRSGAVLRAVLPPAVIVGLYLAVADHLAITTGIWNFGDGLHLGVYLGVVPLEEVIFFLVTSVLVSLGLALFTGLVELLAKKPEARAP, from the coding sequence ATGATGGAGACGCGCTGGGCCTATCTCATCCACCTGCTGGGCTGGACGCTGCCCATCATCCTCTTCCAGTTGGGGATGCTGGTGCATCACTACAAGGACCGCTCGGGCGCCGTGCTGCGAGCGGTGCTGCCCCCCGCCGTCATCGTGGGCTTGTACCTCGCGGTGGCCGACCACCTGGCCATCACCACGGGCATCTGGAACTTCGGTGACGGGCTGCACCTGGGCGTGTACCTGGGCGTGGTGCCGCTGGAGGAGGTCATCTTCTTCCTGGTGACCAGCGTGCTGGTGTCGCTGGGCCTGGCCCTCTTCACGGGACTCGTGGAGCTCCTGGCGAAGAAGCCGGAGGCTCGCGCACCGTGA
- a CDS encoding phytoene desaturase family protein, with the protein MGEARSRRRVAVVGGGIGGLTAAGLLAREGHDVTLFEGGASLGGKAQAVTVDGVTLDTGPTLLTLPDLVRGTFERLEALDLLPPLTELETQCSYRFAEGSTFTAFKDLERTVASAEGVRPGEGEGLRRLFAEAEDIWKAAGEPYLEAPFEGMAGFMGRVARRGIGAVLAGMRMSSLHGLAVKHLRTPQLQQYVGRFATYAGASPYEASAAFALIPHIERAMGVHHAQGGVGALVDALGRAVRRLGVTVHLQTKARFERTGAGYRVSVGADAVGFDSVVVNADPLESLHRGEESLALSGYVLLLEVEGRPSLPHHAVLFGGDYRREFDELFRGQLASDPTVYFCNPSATDATMAPPGRTGLFVMVNAPPLPVGAAKAEAEARAWEQHGERVKAQMFEKLFAHHPELRGRVRVLGQRSPVDLAAQGAPGGSIYGFLPHGKFGPFRRPRIRGNTPGLFFAGGGTHPGGGVPLVMLSGRFAAELASEHLRRSA; encoded by the coding sequence ATGGGTGAGGCGCGCTCGCGCAGACGTGTCGCCGTGGTGGGCGGTGGCATCGGCGGGCTCACCGCCGCGGGGCTCTTGGCTCGGGAGGGCCATGACGTGACGCTGTTCGAGGGGGGCGCCTCGCTCGGCGGCAAGGCCCAGGCGGTCACCGTGGACGGCGTGACGCTGGACACGGGGCCCACGCTGTTGACGTTGCCGGACCTGGTGCGCGGCACCTTCGAGCGCTTGGAGGCGCTCGACCTGCTGCCTCCGCTCACCGAGCTGGAGACGCAGTGTTCCTATCGGTTCGCGGAAGGCAGCACGTTCACCGCGTTCAAGGACCTGGAGCGCACCGTGGCCAGCGCGGAGGGTGTCCGTCCGGGGGAGGGTGAAGGGCTTCGTCGTCTCTTCGCCGAGGCCGAGGACATCTGGAAGGCCGCGGGCGAGCCGTACCTGGAAGCGCCGTTCGAGGGCATGGCCGGCTTCATGGGGCGAGTGGCTCGGCGGGGGATTGGCGCGGTGCTGGCGGGGATGCGGATGTCGTCCTTGCACGGGCTGGCGGTGAAGCACCTGCGCACGCCCCAGCTTCAGCAGTACGTGGGCCGCTTCGCGACGTACGCGGGGGCATCGCCCTACGAAGCAAGCGCTGCGTTCGCGTTGATTCCGCACATCGAGCGGGCGATGGGCGTCCACCATGCGCAGGGGGGCGTGGGCGCGCTGGTGGATGCGCTGGGGCGGGCGGTGCGCAGGCTCGGTGTCACCGTGCATCTCCAGACGAAGGCTCGTTTCGAGCGCACGGGTGCCGGCTACCGCGTGAGCGTGGGTGCGGACGCCGTCGGCTTCGACAGCGTGGTGGTGAACGCGGACCCGCTGGAGTCGCTGCATCGCGGTGAGGAGTCACTGGCGCTCTCCGGCTACGTGTTGTTGCTGGAGGTGGAGGGGCGTCCTTCGCTGCCGCATCACGCGGTGCTCTTCGGCGGGGACTATCGGCGCGAGTTCGATGAGCTGTTCCGTGGACAGCTCGCGTCGGACCCCACGGTGTACTTCTGCAACCCGTCCGCGACGGATGCCACGATGGCCCCGCCGGGGCGCACGGGGTTGTTCGTCATGGTCAACGCCCCGCCGTTGCCCGTGGGCGCCGCGAAGGCGGAGGCCGAGGCTCGCGCGTGGGAGCAGCATGGCGAGCGGGTGAAGGCGCAGATGTTCGAGAAGCTCTTCGCTCACCATCCTGAGCTGCGCGGGCGCGTGCGTGTCCTGGGGCAGCGCTCGCCGGTGGACCTCGCGGCGCAGGGGGCGCCGGGTGGTTCCATCTACGGCTTCCTGCCGCACGGCAAGTTCGGTCCGTTCCGTCGTCCTCGCATCCGAGGAAACACGCCGGGCCTGTTCTTCGCGGGTGGGGGAACCCATCCCGGAGGCGGTGTGCCGCTGGTGATGTTGTCGGGGCGCTTCGCGGCGGAGCTGGCCTCTGAGCATCTGCGGAGGAGCGCATGA
- a CDS encoding WD40/YVTN/BNR-like repeat-containing protein — translation MMVGAMGLAVLLSLGSSSMEWKEQTSHTTVRLRGISAVNPRVAWASGDKGTFVLTTDGGQTWKAGTVPGAEELDFRDVDAFSDTTAYLLSIGEGNKSRIYKTVDGGKSWTLQFTNTTAGAFFDGMAFWDERRGLAFSDPVDGQFLVVATSDGGATWTPLPATAFPPALPGEAGFAASGTSIATRGTQHAWFGMGGTAARVLRTTDGGKSWSAAKTPLATGDGGGLFSLLFWSEQQGIAVGGNHQRHSDPTGNVALTQDGGKTWSAPRTRPAGYRSGIALVHGAPGPTLVTVGPAGSELSVDGARSWIPLGPTGFHAVASSRSGGGRIWAVGDSGRIATLERVRAPVTAPPASAPNPGRR, via the coding sequence ATGATGGTGGGAGCGATGGGGCTCGCGGTGCTGCTGTCGCTGGGCAGCTCCAGCATGGAGTGGAAGGAACAGACCAGTCACACCACCGTGCGGCTCCGAGGCATCAGCGCCGTCAACCCTCGCGTGGCCTGGGCGAGCGGGGACAAGGGGACCTTCGTCCTGACCACGGACGGAGGGCAGACGTGGAAGGCGGGCACCGTCCCGGGAGCCGAGGAGTTGGACTTCCGGGACGTGGATGCCTTCAGCGACACGACGGCGTACCTGCTCTCCATCGGCGAGGGGAACAAGTCCCGCATCTACAAGACGGTGGATGGCGGCAAGAGCTGGACGCTCCAGTTCACCAACACCACCGCGGGCGCGTTCTTCGACGGCATGGCCTTCTGGGATGAGCGCCGGGGCCTCGCCTTCAGCGACCCGGTGGACGGCCAGTTCCTCGTGGTGGCCACGTCGGACGGCGGCGCCACCTGGACGCCGCTCCCCGCCACCGCGTTTCCGCCCGCGCTCCCCGGTGAAGCGGGCTTCGCCGCCAGCGGCACCAGCATCGCCACGCGAGGCACCCAGCACGCGTGGTTCGGCATGGGAGGCACGGCGGCGCGCGTCCTGCGCACCACGGATGGAGGGAAGTCCTGGAGCGCCGCCAAGACGCCTCTCGCGACGGGTGACGGCGGCGGTCTCTTCTCGCTGCTCTTCTGGAGCGAGCAGCAGGGCATCGCCGTGGGTGGCAATCACCAACGTCACTCCGACCCGACGGGCAACGTGGCCCTCACGCAGGACGGAGGCAAGACGTGGAGCGCGCCGCGCACCCGGCCCGCGGGCTATCGCTCCGGCATCGCCCTGGTGCACGGCGCACCAGGCCCCACGCTCGTCACCGTGGGCCCCGCCGGCTCGGAGCTGTCGGTGGATGGCGCGCGGAGCTGGATACCGCTGGGGCCCACCGGCTTTCACGCCGTCGCGTCGTCCCGCTCCGGAGGCGGGCGCATCTGGGCCGTCGGAGACTCGGGACGCATCGCCACGCTCGAGCGCGTGCGTGCTCCCGTCACGGCTCCTCCAGCAAGCGCTCCCAATCCCGGTCGTCGCTGA
- a CDS encoding MerR family transcriptional regulator, protein MAERTYRIHVAAELSGVRVELIRAWERRYGVLQPLRTPAGYRVYTERDVAVLKRLKKLTDEGVAISEAAKLLPQLLSELTTTPAANGDVHGSGAALAFWRDAALLAAEAYDQGGVSTVVDDVLSALPPLKAFEGVLAPLQREVGERWHLGELSVAQEHLVTQVVRARLVSLLHSAPEGGRRHAVLACFPDEEHELGLLGVALRLRHAGFRVTLLGQRVPAGDLGRAVARLRPELVGLSAVTDSGKDVFRDTLSQLMRALPEDLPVWVGGAAAVTHADTVARLGARLFSDDRDWERLLEEP, encoded by the coding sequence ATGGCCGAGCGCACCTACCGAATCCACGTGGCGGCGGAGCTGTCAGGCGTTCGGGTGGAGCTCATCCGCGCCTGGGAGCGCCGCTACGGAGTCCTTCAGCCGTTGCGAACACCCGCCGGCTATCGCGTCTACACGGAGCGGGACGTGGCCGTGCTCAAGCGGCTGAAGAAGCTGACGGATGAGGGCGTGGCCATCAGCGAGGCGGCGAAGCTCCTCCCGCAGCTGCTCTCGGAGCTGACCACCACTCCCGCGGCGAACGGCGACGTGCACGGCTCCGGCGCGGCGCTGGCCTTCTGGAGGGACGCGGCGCTGCTGGCCGCCGAGGCGTATGACCAGGGCGGTGTGTCCACGGTGGTGGATGACGTGCTGTCCGCGCTGCCTCCGCTCAAGGCCTTCGAGGGCGTGCTGGCTCCGCTCCAGCGCGAGGTCGGCGAGCGGTGGCACCTGGGCGAGCTGTCGGTGGCCCAGGAGCACCTGGTGACGCAGGTGGTGCGCGCGCGGCTGGTGAGCCTGCTGCACTCGGCTCCCGAGGGCGGGCGGCGCCACGCCGTGCTCGCGTGCTTCCCCGACGAGGAGCACGAGCTGGGGCTCCTGGGCGTGGCGTTGCGCCTGCGGCACGCGGGCTTCCGGGTGACGCTGTTGGGGCAGCGCGTGCCGGCCGGGGACCTGGGGCGCGCGGTGGCGCGGCTGCGGCCGGAGCTGGTGGGCCTGTCCGCCGTCACCGACTCCGGCAAGGACGTCTTTCGCGACACGCTCTCCCAGCTCATGCGCGCGCTGCCGGAGGACCTCCCCGTCTGGGTGGGCGGCGCGGCGGCGGTGACTCACGCGGACACCGTCGCCCGGCTCGGCGCGCGGTTGTTCAGCGACGACCGGGATTGGGAGCGCTTGCTGGAGGAGCCGTGA
- a CDS encoding lycopene cyclase domain-containing protein: protein MTYARFLGLFVLLPILFQVWRYRRTFTPRTLAPMGLLLVVVYAATSPWDNLAVKWGLWGFDAHRIWGIKLGYLPLEEYLFFGLQTLLVGLWARARLARALAPKEPAVAVAPSPVLTPREVSS, encoded by the coding sequence ATGACGTACGCGCGATTTCTGGGGCTGTTCGTATTGCTGCCCATTCTCTTTCAAGTCTGGCGCTACCGGCGCACCTTCACGCCGCGCACCCTGGCTCCGATGGGCCTGCTGCTGGTGGTCGTCTACGCGGCGACGTCGCCCTGGGACAACCTGGCGGTGAAGTGGGGCCTCTGGGGCTTCGATGCGCACCGCATCTGGGGCATCAAGCTGGGCTACCTGCCGCTCGAGGAGTATCTCTTCTTCGGTCTCCAGACCCTGCTTGTCGGGCTGTGGGCCCGCGCTCGATTGGCTCGCGCCCTGGCGCCGAAGGAGCCCGCCGTCGCCGTGGCGCCGAGCCCCGTGCTGACTCCTCGCGAGGTGTCGTCATGA
- a CDS encoding glycosyltransferase: MSAPVLVGVAWAVLAMGFSAVALFRLMRMRRMLASPVARPAVLLLRPVDAPTPRELENLAQPIDYAGPLEQVVVSPYRPRLPPGVSWLPSDPPSPNRKVGHLLYALEALPVGERVVLAVDADVAVTGALVEGLVAPLLQGAALSTAAPTPVDARDGAGRSMAGLLRYTHHSFLALQVMSAGAKAICGKALGLSPSAMEELKLLPDHIGEDLELSKRLHARGLRVALSTAPALVPLGAVGSWDVPLSRFTRWMRVLASHRPALFPTVPLLFTPTVPLVLLAALLGSPLLSFTVMALVGLRVLLALRLSALSAPHEEATRGRGRAMTDWLLGELLLLTAFVVSLGRQGTVTWRGHTYALLPGGRMVRVWPELTGGPG; this comes from the coding sequence ATGAGTGCGCCCGTGCTCGTGGGTGTCGCGTGGGCCGTGCTGGCCATGGGCTTTAGCGCGGTGGCGCTCTTTCGCCTCATGCGCATGCGGCGCATGCTTGCCTCGCCAGTTGCTCGGCCCGCCGTGCTGTTGTTGCGCCCCGTTGATGCGCCGACGCCTCGGGAGCTGGAGAACCTCGCTCAGCCCATCGACTACGCGGGGCCGCTAGAGCAGGTGGTCGTCTCGCCCTATCGGCCTCGACTCCCTCCCGGCGTGAGCTGGCTGCCAAGTGACCCGCCCTCTCCCAATCGCAAGGTGGGGCACCTGCTCTACGCGCTGGAAGCCCTTCCCGTGGGCGAACGCGTGGTGCTGGCCGTGGACGCGGATGTCGCCGTCACGGGAGCTCTCGTGGAAGGACTCGTGGCCCCACTCCTTCAGGGCGCGGCGCTGAGCACCGCGGCGCCCACGCCCGTGGATGCTCGCGACGGCGCGGGCCGATCCATGGCGGGACTCCTCCGCTACACGCACCACAGCTTCCTCGCGCTCCAGGTGATGAGCGCGGGCGCGAAGGCCATCTGTGGCAAGGCCCTGGGTTTGTCTCCCTCCGCGATGGAGGAGCTGAAGCTCCTGCCGGACCACATCGGCGAGGACCTGGAGCTGTCGAAGCGCCTTCATGCACGCGGGCTGCGCGTCGCATTGAGCACCGCGCCCGCGCTCGTTCCCCTCGGAGCCGTGGGCTCGTGGGACGTGCCTCTGTCCCGCTTCACGCGCTGGATGCGCGTGCTGGCCAGTCATCGTCCCGCGCTGTTCCCCACCGTGCCGCTGCTCTTCACGCCCACCGTGCCGCTGGTGTTGCTGGCCGCGCTCCTGGGCTCGCCCCTGTTGTCGTTCACGGTGATGGCGCTCGTGGGCCTGCGCGTGCTGCTGGCCCTGCGGCTCTCGGCGCTGAGCGCACCTCACGAAGAAGCGACGCGTGGACGGGGCCGCGCGATGACGGACTGGCTGTTGGGAGAGCTGCTGCTCCTCACGGCCTTCGTGGTTTCACTGGGGCGGCAGGGGACGGTGACGTGGCGCGGGCACACGTACGCGTTGCTGCCTGGAGGCCGCATGGTACGGGTGTGGCCGGAGCTGACGGGAGGACCGGGATGA